The nucleotide window gttccattttttacagtgtattaactggtcattttcaaaacattagcaaacattatttaaatcaacattatttttaatctaaataGTTGAATGCTCATCTAAATTCTTTAAACGTTAAACTTTAGTTTGTTCGGAGAATATTCAAAAGTATCTTTCTCATAATGTTTGTAAAAGGataaaagaaacatgaaaaaactaGACAGTTTGAACTTTCGGTTAACATTCAGAAACAATGTTTTCGAAAAATAATGGGAATGTTAGCAAAACTTTCAAATGTATTTGAATGGTTGGCTAACTGTGCTATAAGAGTGCAATGCAAAAATTAATTTCATactaataacaatacattttaatttaaaaagttgatGCTCACCCCCTTAGAAATTCAAATGTAGTTATACATATTTCCATTATAAATATTAAGCATTATACACTTATGGCCCCTATGTGCTtctttttaagtgtttatttattttttattttttttgatttacCACTAAAGAATTGCAAGCCTGTCTAAAATCTTCCCCACCTTGATGCTGTACAAACTTTGGGAGGATGGAAAAGTGGATTCCTTGGATGACCCTCTGGGGAAGTATGTTAAGAACTTCACCATAAAAAACCCTCTGGGGAAAAGAATGGATCATGAACTCAAGTCCGTCTCTGAAGGCATGAGCATTAGAGAGGCTCAAGTCCACGTCTCCTCAGTTACCCTGAGAAGGATGGCCAGTCAGCTGTCAGGTGAGGAccacagtatctatctatctatctatctatctccatTATTCAATACTGGACACATCAacctatatttaatatttaatttaacatgtttatttcccatttcattttacattacttttgctGTTCACTTAATCTTTTACAACATTAAGAATTTAATGGCACTTTTAAATTTAATCTTTatcaaatatatcaatatttcatCATGCACATTATTGTACTGGTGCAGCTctcaaaatgacagatttttagttttcagtgtcttcattttttatttaactgagaCAAAAtagaacatatttttaatatcttCCGTTTTTTGGTTAGCAGcagccataacatgaaaataatcagCTTGAAAATGAATATTGATGCCTCTATCACTTTTACTTTTGAATGGCAAACTtcagaatattgaaatatatttgataatGATTTTTTGATAAGGCTGATAAGGTAGcactatatcaaataaataaaaatatgaaggaCTGGATATTTCTAATTCATAGTTCATTAATTATAGGTTTACCCAGGCGGCTCAGGGCGACTACTTTACTGTGGAAAGGCAACACTCAGGCTGCTGTGGATTTATTACAAGATGATGTTCTCGTGGCTGACCCTGGAACAAGGTAAGATAGCACAAGTATATTTTCCTCTTCAAACTTGTATTGAGAGgatgtttaatgaatgaaaagaGGTGTAAATAATTGATGACAGCAGATGCAAGGAATGCATTTGTGGGTTCTCCCTGGAGGAAGTAATTCTAGTCCTCTGCTGTCCTCAGGTGCCACTACAGCAACCTGGCCTTCTCTCTGCTGGCCCACGTGATGGCAGAGAAGGTAGCGGGGATGGATTATCAGCGATGGGTGTCTGAAAATATCCTACAGCCACTTACAATGGAGGACACTGGATTCGAAATCAACTCTCAAATTGAGAACCAAATGGCAATAGGAGTTTACTCAAGCGGGCGTCCCGCACCCCTCTATGACCTCGGTTGGTATAGACCATCAGGGCAAATGTACTCCACACCTGCTGACATGGCCAAACTGGTGATGATGCTTCTGGGTGCATACCACCGCCCGGTTCTCCAGCCTGACACCCTCAAAACCATGTTAACTCCTCTGTTTCGCTGTGAAAAAAGTTACTTTGCAGATCAAACTGGCACACCTTGGGAGGTAAAAGAACAGTTGGACTATGACGTAATCCGCAAAGATGGAGATCTAGACGGTTATTCGGCCTCACTCTCCCTTGTTCCTCGCTTGAAGCTGGGGTTGGTCCTCCTAATGGCTGGAACCAAACCTGAAGATGAGGATCTTGTGGCTAAAGTCTACAGTTCACTCATTCCTGCCATGGAAAATGCCTTTAGAGATGCACCTCATGTTCTCATCCCTCCTCCGGACCCTGTTCCCTACATAGGTTACTTTAGTTATAGCAACATAACGTTCTATGAGATCAAAGCAGATGCAGATGGAGTCCTGTCTCTGGAGCAGACCGGACCTCAAGTCGACACCATGGTTCCCATGAAGCACAGAAGTTTGAAACTCAGTTATCTCCAGGATAGGGTCTTCAGGGTGGTGTTTGAGAAGGAATATCCCTGTCAGCTGAAAGTTAACGCTGCTTCTGTTTCTCTTGAATCTCAGGATGGACAGCTTTTTAACTTTTACATCTTTAACAAAAAGGGGCTCTCACCAGGTTTTGATGTCCCAGGGTTAAACACTTATAAAGTCACACGAATTCCCCGCAAACCGATTTTCAGCGGATGAAGAAATCAGTAGATTGAGCTTTTGAGTTGTTACGCTAAAAGGTGCTCTCTTTAAAGAAAGTGTCAAATTCTGAGGAACTTCAACCTCTGCATTTTACTAAACATGTGTCTAAGAGCTGAACGCATATTTAGAATACTTTTTTCCTATTGTTTTCATGGCATATCATTCAGGAATATCATGGCATCAACTGTCCTTTATGTGTGTTTCTAAAATGCTTGAACTGCATGTCTTAATTAAAAGTAAAGTGTGTGTCTTTCCTAAGCATTTGAACCTGTGCATCAGTTTCCAAGTACCCAATTTTGTGTGACCTTGATTTAGCTAGAGCATATTCCAATGTTGGTTTATACATactattttacttaaaatacaaaCCATTGTAAAGGCTTGTTCACACCAAAGAtgattattataacaataattataaagtttttaagcATTCTAATTCTATGAGAAAATGGAAatccataaaacacacacacaaaagatacTGACACAGAGAAACATTATCActggaatcactttcaaaacTATTTTCCCCAGCTGGTGAACACTGCAAtagacaaccaatcagaatccacctgacattcacatttattcatttagctgacgcttttatccaaagcaacttacaattgctatatatgtcagaggtcacacgcctctggagcaactaggggttaagtgtcttgctcaggcacacactggtgtctcacagtggatttgaacccaggtcttttcacaccaaaggcatgtgtcttatccactgcgccaacaccaccaaTTTAAAGGGGCAGATGACAAAACTgtgattaaaaaatgttattgtgAGTTGACGTGGATGCTAATAcagttatattttttctttatagttatcgttcttggtgtgaacagaccTAATATTAGCAccttgatttttattaataatgtaaatgttgcttttttaaatctatatactcttacacagtactgtatatgcactaaacaaacaaatcaaataacACTCTAACAACCTAACAAATAACAacctaaacaaataaaatacatatacttAACAATATATGCtatgcataaatgttaatgtacatacatacaaacatatatatatatatatatatatatatatatatatatatatacacacacacacacacacacacacacacactctctaataTATAAATGTGGGACGCTACATGTGTTTTGATTGTACCAGTAAATTTGTATTCTACAAGATCTGAGATGTTAATGTAATAATAACCAAATATCTtttcaaatgcacatttaaacatTAAGAGAACATTTTTGGGgacattaacaaaacattattataatatagaaTCATTGTTGCACTCTACACTGTTGGAGAACAGGATATACTGTACTTTAGAAATGAATTGTGACTAACCAACTGAAAATGCATTAAGTTGTGCACACAGTCCTGAACATTTGAGCTAACATATGGTCTTGCTGAGATTAACACTAGCTCTAATCCGCTGTCATTGCTGTGTTGTTTCTTGGAAATCAAGTCTTGAGGATACTGAAAATCAAGCTGTACATAACTGTTGACCTACAAATCTCCAAAAATCTATATGTTAGAGTGAAGTTCTCAGGTAACCATAAACTGAGCAACTGAAAAATATGTGACTTGGAATATTGTATTTTGTCTTTCTGTTATCCagcaaaataaaattgtataaaattgtaaataatcttacattttattataacaaaggatgcagtttcactttttaaatctTTCGAATCagggtgaaaataaaataaacaaacactttaGACTGAGCACAGAAGTCCATTCAATGATTAAAatttatgtaaacacacacagacacagacacagacacacacacagacacacacacaaacattgttACCAGCAATTCCATGTACCATGCAAGATTTGGCAAAAGAAAAGAATAGCTTTAACATTAATACAGTTGTACTAATTAATAGGCTACTAACTGATTGTGATTGAGCTCAATTTATCTATGGAGTCAAACAGACTATTCCTTTTATGGATACAAAAGTGTTGAAAGTGTGTGTGGCTATAAGaaagcatttttaatttataaattattactaCATTATGATAATTTTCCTGCATATAGAGGCTAGTCTATAAATAAGTCAGTCTGGAGTTTTTCCCATTTCTCATAAGCTGAACTGTGTGACGCGAGATGTCACTGTAACAGCACAAATCGGGGCTAAACCGCTCCACAAACACCGAAAGGtttgcatattttatatacagcGATAGCACTTAACCCGCATTTTTATCTAAACCATTCCTTGGCTGTTACAGCGTTTATTACTATATTCTTGGCTGACATCCAAGTAGGTTATGAATTCCGGACAGTGCATTCCGTACACACTCGTTGCAAATTCCACTCGCCGAAGTGACACGAAAACACCCGAAGTAAAACGAATTCTCGGTCCTGTAGGACTGCCGGAGGCGGCCACAGCGCCATGTTGAACGGAATCATCACACTCCGTGGAAATACTCTCGTCAAAGAGCAGTTGTAAACAAAGTGTTCTTCATTTTCCAAAGGGACATTTTTCAAGATCGCCCTGGCAAGAAGAGGCCAACTAGATCCTCGGAAACCCCGGTAGGGGAGGGGGTACAGCCCCCATCCTTCAGCAATGAAGATAAACCACAATAAGCGCGAACGATAGCTGGCTAACTTTATCAATAACCTGTTAGCTAAAGCTTTTCTATCCGCTCAGACACCGGCAACCTTATCTTAAAAGGCCCGGTGTTGACCTAACTCggcagcaatatatatatatattttacatgcacagtttaGCCGCTAGATAatttattatagtaaatatatGTAAAGCCCTGCGTTCGTATTGTTTTTATTTGCGATGAGTTTGCCGCCGAAAGCGGTGCCGAAACCAGCCTCTGCCTCCGCCGCTGGACCTGGAACGGGACCGTCACCCTCGAGTCAGCTGCGGTCCACCCTGACACCAGGAGCGCTAACGTTACCGCCGGGGACACAGGTGCTCCAACAGCCGTCGACACAGTATCCTTCTCTGAAAGCATCTTCTTCCAACACAAACCTTTAGCTGTTGTTGTGTTTAAAAACCCATTTTTAAACACCATAGGCATTTCGATTAGGTGTGCATGTGATGCCCGAAACTGCTGTCTAGGCTGGGCGGGCCACTAGGTTTTGACAGCGCTGGAGTGTGTTGGACTGTGTGCCGCATAACTTTATGTTTGATTTGGTTTGGCTCTGGCTTAAGTCTGGTTTTGTCTCTTAACAAGCTATTATTGAAGTAACATTGTTTATGTGGCTGTCAAACAGCAGCCGGTTTGCGTGACAGTGCTAAAGCTagctctctttttctgtcttgcTTAAGAAATAAGATAGCgcatttaaatgatatttaaataattatttcaagatTTTCTCACTCTTTATGTTGTTATAAACCAGTGATTGAATATCCGCAGCGAAACACGTGAGAAATGTTAGTCAGGATGACAGCCtctgtcaccattcactttcattgcatcGGTTTCAACACACTAATAGTGAATGGTGACTGAAACTGTCATTCTGACTAAAAATCTCACAAGGCTTAGTAAATTatgacatatttattaatttattattattattttatgaactatccctttaatccaaGACACCACGTGTGAATTGGCTAAACTAATATGACCAAACTTACCTTGTTGATTAATTGCTGTGTATTAAGAAGACACAGTACATGTTTGGTTTTACAGGTTTGTATTATGCAGATGAGGCATTTAATGAAAGCCAAGATCaaaatttttgtttcattttgttgtcATATTAAAGAGTGTTTGGGGTATGTCTTATCACTCAGAAAATAAATTAGACGGTCCATGTTATATAAAGGCAGATGATATACAAActcctctgtaaaaaccttcagaatatagattcTGTAAAGTTTGGTGTATGTAGGTGCTCCTGAAGTGTAGATTTGTGGTTTAggacattatattatttatttatttagttatggagaaaactgcctttaaatattattatgcatttaaatgcatgatATTATGCAAATTTAGTGCAATTTAGATGAAGTGTAtactcaaatgtttattttggagggtgcattaaaaaaaaacattggcctgtagtgtcttgccttaaagGGGTTCTTtcacccaaaacatttaattctgtCCCTCAAGTTGTTCAAATACTATGGAATTCAATGGTTAccaccatcaaccgtttggttaccaacatttttcagcGTGTCGTCTTTTGTGTTCAATAGAAGACAGACACTCATAAATGTTTAGAACAACTTGatgctgaataaattatgacataattttaatttttgggtgaactaaaacATTTAAGATTATTTCACATCTTGGTAAGCTGTAAGAATGCAATGTTTCCCACATATACCACTTATTTCTCTTCCTGACAGTAAGGTAGGGTGGACTAAACAGTGTTCAGGTTATGTTTTTCCACAGAGATAAACTGTAATACTTTTGCTTGCCCTTATTGTCTTGTTGATATTTCTTAATGGCATTAAAAAGCTTAACGCCCTTCTGTTGTAACTGTCCGTGCCCCTCTGTCAACATCTCGGTTCCAGGAAAAACAAGCGGCTGTTTGACTGTGTGGGTTTATAGGGTAGTTTTTGCCTATCTGACTTCTAGAACTTCCACTTGTCATCACAAGCAAGTAAACAATTTGACGTGTTGGTCTACTATTTGCAGTGGGTCACTTAAATCCATCTAATTGTTTCTGGGAGTTGAATAACAGGGCTAAAGACTAAATTAGACTGTGTACATGGGAAAATAGTGCTAACAATGCATAATAATACAGTCAGAGACAATAATGGCTCTCtctaggtcttttttttttattatttttttagttattttgtgaGATTCCCCAAACGCATTTACAGTTAATGCTtttggtttctttctttttttttgactatgtaaaaaaaatggaCTGGTTTCATTTACTTGTTCATTGACAGGAAACCTACTTGCAAATATTTCCTAGCTGAGAACTATCTGCTACAAACTCTTGCATGAGATCAGCCTAAGCATTCTTATATGCTTCTTATAACAACATGTTAGTTTATATTTGGAGTAATTTTTTTCATGTAGCGCTCTGGTGTATATTTAGACCATGATGCGTTGCATAGCTTTTTAGAGTGTTTTAAGCTATTGAGGATCATTTTGAAGCAGAACACAGAGAAAACAACTGTGACACTGCAAATGTAAATCTTAGTAAATGAGACTGTAGcactaaaaaaataatctataacCTACAAGCCAGTTGAAACTGTGACTGTAAAAGGTTGACATGGTTTTAAGCCTGAGATTACTGCAAACGTTTCATGGCAGGGTGCCAAAGGAAAGTTAAAATGAGTAACTAGCTCTTGTTTTACAGTAAGCTGTACATTATCTCTGTTtgaactctctctgtgtgtatgtgcctGTGGTGCAGTGGAGGAGGAAGGGTTTCTCTGCCCTCTTAATGGTATTCTGGTTTTAGATACAGAACTGAGGCGGCACGGCTCTGCTGCTGGGGTGGAGATGGAAGATGCATCTCCATCCTCTGTACTCCAGCAGCATGTTAATACACAATCAGCTTCTCGTGTATGACTACCTTGTTGCAACAGATGATGATTTTCACTATTACTAGAACATCATTTCTTTGAGGAATGGCACAGCATGGCTCCATCGTTCAAAAGACACTGTTTATTCAGTAATGTGAAGTATGGTTGATACATGGAGGAATTTTGAGGACAGTTTTGAGCAGAGTTATGTAAAGTTTGCATGGTTTTTTCCGGTGTGGCTGGAGGTTGTTAACGCTGATGGGTGCTGGCATGTCTTGACAGCAACAGGGAAACACTGCAAAATGAGTTATGGGGTAGAGTTTCTTTCAGAGTGGTCACTTCTTTTTGAAGACACGTGTGGAAGGTTTCACAGGGTCAGTTGATGGCTAGATATTGGGCCCAGAACTGGTTGTCATTACTTTTGTTgattgttgtgtatgtttttttaagtgttgCAAACCTAGGTGTTTGTACTTCTGTGATGTATTGAATATTGTTGTTTAagatatttacacattttattggTCCATGCTTTCCTAGGGAATCAAACCGGTGACCTCGGTGTGGTTAGCAAAAATGTTTACTGTTTGGGCAACAGGAATGTGTCACTTATActcatttaaatatcaaaacatatttaaatcagcaaaattaaatcatgataaaaatgtatatattttttattgataatatgtgttaattaaatttttattttaaaagcatataatcagtatatttaaatacaatatccaaagtgaagttatgtgtttgtataAATGGTTTGTGATAGCTGTCATTTAGAATgggttgaaagtgaaaaaagttcTCTTTTTGTAAAGTGTAACTGTATATTTCTAGCTGTTtgtgcttaaaattgtttaaaatttctgtaacgtttttttctaaaatattttttttgttatatatatatatatatatatatatatatatatatatatatatatatatattaatatatatatatatacacacacatagcagttcaaatgtttgggatctgtaatttttttaagatgttaatacttttattcagtaaggatgcattcaattgattaaaagtgacagtaaaaaatgtaacattgttacaaaaaatgtatattttttaaataaatgctgttctttagaactttttGTTTGTCAGAGATTcctgaaaaaatttataaatgcatcatggtttccaaatatcaaccagcacaactgttttaaacaatgataataatatgaaatgttttgcaccgaatcagcatattagaatgatttccgatactgacgactggagtaatgatgctaaaaattcatctggaatacattttaaagttgtaataatatttttactagTAGTAATAGTAACAatagttgtttatttttcatgtggATAAAATTCATCTGCTTGATTCTGTCAgctcttttcattttaatgtcaCTGCGCTTGAACAGTTTCCTTCATGCATCATGTGTGTTTTCCCACCTTGTTGCTGTGTTGGGTCTTAAATAATTTCTGCCTCAGAGTTTTCCTTAATATCCCCTCTAGGAACCCAAGAGTGCCCCCGGAAGAGCGAATCTTCCCCGTCACTGCTGTTTACAGTGTAAGTTGAACGCTCCGTTATCTTCGCTGACTTTCACATCTAGATATGAATCTGTCATCATGGGGGCTTCACCTGAGGGCTGCCCCTTTTGCTTTAGTCATATTAAAGGGGTTATGACATGTCGGGATCCTTTGGCAGTGTATACAAACATGTTGTTTTTCCACAGCCAGAAACAGCACATCATCTGCCTGCGATCTTATTGTAAACCACTAGCCTAGTCCTTCAGACCCACTCGATGCATGTCTGTGGACACCTGTGGCTGTGACAATGATGCAATGATGCAAAAATATTGTATGATTGCTTTGACTCAAACTTGGGATCAGACCACCCTTCTGTCCCTCAGATGTCTTATAACATTGAATTATCTAACTCCTTACCGCAGTGCATTTGAGTCATCAACATGAGGACCACCAAGTGTATGGGTGGAAGCTGTTTACTGCTGTAGCTGAGTAATGATTCAGGAGAGCAGgattcattttttcttttaaaaaagtttactgGTAGTGTATATTCTGTCACTGGAAGTGAGGAAAAATCATGacattagtaataataaaaaataaaataaaaaaaataaaaaaatttaataaaaaaattccatGATTTTGAGAgcactaataataaaaacctcaacaataaaaactaataataaaaagtgtattgtatattacagaccaaaagtttggacacaccttctcattcaaagagttttctttattttcatgactatgaaaattgtagattcacactaaaggcatcaaaactatgaaattaacacatgtggaattatatacataacaaaaaagtgtcaaacaactgaaaatatgtcatattctaggttcttcaaagtagccaccttttgctttgattactgctttgcacactcttggcttcagcttcaagaggtagtcacctgaaatggtcttccaacagtcttgaaggagttccccgagagatgcttagcacttgttggcccttttgccttctgtctgcggtccagctcacccctaaaccatctggattgggttcaggtccggtgactgtggaggccaggtcatctggagcagcaccccatcactctccttcttggtcaaatagcccttgatgccttcagtgtgactctacaatttttatagtcatgaaaataaaataaaactctttaaatgagcaggtgtgtccaaacttttggtctgtactgtatataaaacaaagtacgttatatattttagaattattgtAAAAATACCACAAAAAGTCAGACATGGATACAAATGGCCAAAGTGcagttttctaaaataaaatttctttatatatttgtCACAACTAGAGAGCATGCCAAGTGTTTTATATTTGCCCCAGAAGGCAAATAAATAGATTTCTGACAGCAGGCTGGACTGACATGAGGTCGAGTGAGCAGGACTGATGATGTT belongs to Carassius auratus strain Wakin linkage group LG44F, ASM336829v1, whole genome shotgun sequence and includes:
- the lactbl1a gene encoding putative beta-lactamase-like 1 produces the protein MKVKWTKLGMVFFLLLSFVMTGCFIWQYSLPKAKPVDIKLAKEVKVEKMCPRFPEPVPLEHPIPVLMEALDKVDVLLRTSIDAKKLPAISAIVIFNDSVLWNGNFGRRNGSDPTSPPTNEYTVYRIASLSKIFPTLMLYKLWEDGKVDSLDDPLGKYVKNFTIKNPLGKRMDHELKSVSEGMSIREAQVHVSSVTLRRMASQLSGLPRRLRATTLLWKGNTQAAVDLLQDDVLVADPGTRCHYSNLAFSLLAHVMAEKVAGMDYQRWVSENILQPLTMEDTGFEINSQIENQMAIGVYSSGRPAPLYDLGWYRPSGQMYSTPADMAKLVMMLLGAYHRPVLQPDTLKTMLTPLFRCEKSYFADQTGTPWEVKEQLDYDVIRKDGDLDGYSASLSLVPRLKLGLVLLMAGTKPEDEDLVAKVYSSLIPAMENAFRDAPHVLIPPPDPVPYIGYFSYSNITFYEIKADADGVLSLEQTGPQVDTMVPMKHRSLKLSYLQDRVFRVVFEKEYPCQLKVNAASVSLESQDGQLFNFYIFNKKGLSPGFDVPGLNTYKVTRIPRKPIFSG